In Zunongwangia profunda SM-A87, the following proteins share a genomic window:
- a CDS encoding AEC family transporter, with amino-acid sequence MDVSLQKTITFILFIGIGLLLKIKFSTKAEVVGIKKIILNLALPATIFIALLGIKVEADLLLLPLLALLLNALLFFVFPLVLPILGIKKNSSNYRTAKMLIPSLAPGLSCFPFVLEYLGDSYLAKAAMADLGNKVFVLMILYVIAMNWHYKIQQKKAQSGKAKLKSLGIAMISEPVNVFIAAALILVGFGINMESLPFFASETLSRLSLLMTPLVLLYIGLAVNIKKNQLVQILGILMLRAGFVIIITGLLLLVTGISLQKDILLMLAFSLSACSFWPFAHISAVDAAEADETKKTFNPNYAISILALSFPLSTILILGILSSGNIFTQPTSIFMLGGVLSIVGFGLPFFFYKKSKTAEKEEIINKNMEISTGETS; translated from the coding sequence ATGGATGTAAGCCTACAAAAAACGATAACTTTTATTCTTTTTATTGGGATAGGATTACTTTTAAAAATTAAGTTTAGTACTAAAGCTGAGGTTGTTGGGATTAAAAAAATAATCCTTAATCTCGCATTACCGGCAACTATTTTTATCGCATTATTAGGAATAAAAGTAGAGGCCGATTTGCTATTGCTGCCACTATTGGCTTTATTACTAAATGCACTATTATTCTTTGTGTTCCCTTTAGTATTGCCCATATTAGGAATAAAAAAAAACAGTTCTAATTACCGTACCGCTAAAATGCTTATCCCCTCTTTGGCACCCGGACTTTCCTGTTTTCCATTTGTGCTGGAATATCTGGGAGATTCATATTTAGCGAAAGCAGCAATGGCCGATCTTGGAAACAAAGTTTTTGTATTAATGATCCTGTATGTTATCGCTATGAACTGGCATTATAAGATACAGCAGAAAAAAGCCCAATCAGGCAAAGCAAAGCTTAAATCTTTAGGGATCGCAATGATTTCTGAACCGGTAAATGTTTTTATAGCTGCTGCTTTAATACTTGTTGGCTTCGGGATTAATATGGAATCACTTCCATTTTTCGCTAGTGAAACTTTAAGTAGATTAAGCTTATTAATGACGCCATTAGTACTTTTATATATAGGTTTAGCGGTAAATATTAAAAAAAATCAGTTAGTGCAGATCTTAGGGATATTAATGCTTAGAGCAGGCTTTGTTATTATAATCACTGGTTTACTATTATTGGTTACCGGGATTTCCCTGCAAAAAGACATTCTATTGATGTTGGCTTTTAGCTTAAGTGCCTGCAGTTTTTGGCCTTTCGCCCATATCTCGGCAGTAGATGCGGCCGAAGCTGATGAAACGAAAAAAACCTTTAATCCCAATTATGCTATAAGCATTTTGGCTTTGTCATTTCCATTATCCACTATACTAATTCTTGGGATTTTATCCAGTGGAAATATCTTTACTCAACCTACAAGCATTTTTATGTTAGGAGGAGTTTTAAGTATAGTCGGTTTCGGTTTACCATTCTTTTTTTACAAGAAATCGAAGACAGCAGAAAAAGAAGAAATTATCAATAAAAATATGGAGATTTCAACTGGGGAAACCTCGTAA
- a CDS encoding pyridoxal phosphate-dependent aminotransferase yields MSLNRREWLKRGALAMGAVAVAPSDLWAKSVAEAQSKNNKFLFNYSNSFDEYTPPKFPDLKTVKARLVWNENPHGPSKMAAEAFQKAVMEGNHYSWGSLGELVSRISEYEGVEPYNIMMGPGSSDLLEKTALVKFQHGGNVISGDPSYMSLVSVAKAAGGNWKAVKLTDDYQHDLKAMEEAIDKDTKLVYITNPNNPTATMTDTENLQDFCKRVSKKVPVFIDEAYIELSPEGMNASMAPLVAEGYDIYVARTFSKIHGMAGLRVGYMLGNKKSLEEINDITRGGMGITGPSIAAASASMKDEAYLKDCKAKIEEARNYTTSYLESRGMDFMPSNTNFVIFPIDMDGDKFLEKIYEKKVVVRAFKFWDQDWCRVSMGTMKEMKYFTDAIDEILV; encoded by the coding sequence ATGAGTTTAAATAGAAGAGAGTGGCTAAAAAGGGGAGCCTTGGCGATGGGAGCTGTTGCGGTAGCCCCCTCAGATTTATGGGCAAAATCGGTTGCTGAAGCACAGTCAAAAAACAATAAGTTTTTATTTAATTACAGTAATTCATTTGATGAATATACTCCTCCTAAATTTCCTGATTTAAAAACAGTGAAGGCAAGATTGGTTTGGAATGAAAATCCTCATGGTCCTTCAAAAATGGCTGCAGAAGCTTTTCAAAAAGCGGTTATGGAGGGGAATCACTATTCCTGGGGTTCTCTGGGAGAATTAGTGAGTCGAATTTCGGAATACGAGGGCGTGGAACCTTATAATATTATGATGGGACCAGGATCCTCTGATTTACTCGAAAAAACGGCACTGGTAAAATTTCAGCATGGCGGAAATGTTATTAGCGGTGATCCAAGCTACATGTCTTTAGTAAGCGTGGCAAAAGCTGCCGGCGGAAATTGGAAAGCTGTAAAATTAACCGATGATTACCAGCATGATTTAAAAGCGATGGAAGAAGCCATAGACAAAGACACTAAGCTGGTTTACATTACCAACCCTAACAATCCTACGGCTACGATGACCGATACTGAGAATCTTCAAGATTTTTGTAAGCGTGTTTCTAAAAAAGTGCCTGTATTTATTGATGAAGCTTATATCGAACTTTCACCAGAAGGAATGAATGCCAGTATGGCTCCTCTTGTTGCTGAAGGTTATGATATTTACGTTGCCAGAACATTTTCTAAAATTCATGGAATGGCCGGTTTAAGAGTAGGATACATGTTAGGGAATAAAAAATCACTTGAAGAAATCAACGATATTACGCGTGGCGGAATGGGAATTACAGGACCTAGTATTGCAGCGGCTTCTGCAAGCATGAAAGATGAAGCTTATTTAAAAGATTGTAAAGCAAAGATTGAAGAAGCCAGAAACTATACCACCAGCTATCTTGAAAGCCGCGGAATGGATTTTATGCCCTCGAATACCAACTTTGTGATTTTTCCAATAGACATGGATGGAGATAAATTCCTGGAAAAAATATATGAAAAGAAAGTCGTAGTTCGCGCTTTTAAATTTTGGGATCAGGACTGGTGCCGTGTTAGTATGGGCACGATGAAAGAAATGAAGTATTTTACTGATGCAATTGACGAAATTCTGGTCTAA
- a CDS encoding glycoside hydrolase family 30 protein, protein MSYKSIFSLLLIAFSAVTFAQTPIEVNINTQNKYQTIEGWGSSLCWWASEVGSWNEKKIDSIVSIITSPEMLNMNIFRFNIGGGDDPAHAGGHMAEGKGTRAEMEGYKKGPNEDYDWDADEGQRKILLKIKASRPDAVFEAFSNSPPYWMTKSKCSAGFFKANKDNLAASQYDAFTDYLLEVVQHYKSVYDVDFKTLEPFNESTSSYWYYKGSQEGCHFDAESQIELLKILYPKLSKTGLKTIIAAPDETNLEATLKVLNTYRDYGEVFDWIGQINTHTYSGNNEQRLAVRKWMDSLQKPFWQSETGPSGGNYKSALENNLNLVQKMFYDLKLMKPDAWLDWQLMEENNATWCQMKADFDTEEFEIVKNLYVRMQVTRFIKQGYRIIETNHDHVLAAISPNGDEVVSILLNTTTSKNKNFKLKFDNIGTYSLAEVFRTSKNEDCKALDSSDFSIAGINAPALSLTTLIFRK, encoded by the coding sequence ATGTCATATAAATCTATTTTTAGTCTTTTATTAATCGCTTTTAGTGCAGTAACTTTTGCACAAACTCCAATAGAAGTCAATATTAACACCCAAAACAAGTATCAGACTATAGAAGGCTGGGGGAGTTCGTTATGCTGGTGGGCTAGTGAAGTAGGATCATGGAATGAAAAAAAGATAGACAGTATTGTAAGTATTATAACTTCTCCAGAGATGTTGAATATGAATATTTTCAGATTTAATATTGGTGGGGGAGATGATCCTGCACATGCAGGGGGGCACATGGCCGAAGGAAAAGGTACGAGGGCAGAAATGGAAGGTTATAAAAAAGGACCCAATGAAGACTATGATTGGGATGCCGATGAAGGTCAGCGTAAAATTCTGCTTAAAATAAAAGCATCCCGCCCAGACGCGGTATTTGAAGCTTTTTCCAATTCGCCACCGTACTGGATGACAAAAAGTAAATGTTCGGCAGGATTTTTTAAAGCAAATAAAGATAACCTTGCGGCATCACAATATGATGCTTTTACAGATTATCTGTTAGAAGTTGTGCAACATTATAAGTCTGTATATGATGTAGATTTTAAAACGCTGGAACCTTTTAACGAATCTACCTCGTCTTACTGGTATTATAAGGGAAGTCAGGAAGGATGTCATTTTGATGCGGAGAGTCAGATCGAACTGCTAAAAATATTATATCCGAAATTAAGTAAAACCGGACTTAAAACAATAATTGCCGCGCCAGATGAAACCAATTTGGAAGCCACTTTAAAAGTTTTAAATACCTATAGAGATTACGGAGAAGTGTTTGACTGGATTGGCCAGATAAACACTCATACCTATTCGGGAAATAATGAGCAACGCTTAGCGGTAAGGAAATGGATGGATAGTTTACAAAAGCCATTTTGGCAATCTGAAACCGGACCGTCTGGTGGTAATTATAAAAGCGCGCTCGAAAATAACCTTAATCTGGTACAGAAAATGTTTTACGACCTTAAGCTAATGAAACCGGACGCCTGGCTCGACTGGCAACTTATGGAGGAAAATAATGCAACCTGGTGCCAGATGAAAGCCGATTTTGATACTGAAGAATTTGAAATTGTAAAAAATCTATATGTACGAATGCAGGTTACCAGGTTTATAAAGCAGGGTTACCGGATTATTGAAACTAATCATGATCATGTGCTCGCTGCCATAAGCCCTAATGGGGATGAAGTAGTAAGTATCCTGTTAAATACAACGACCTCTAAGAATAAAAACTTTAAACTTAAATTTGACAATATAGGGACCTATTCTTTAGCGGAAGTGTTTAGAACCAGTAAAAATGAAGATTGTAAAGCCTTAGATAGTTCAGATTTTTCTATAGCCGGTATTAATGCTCCTGCCTTATCTTTAACCACTTTAATTTTTAGAAAATAG
- a CDS encoding Crp/Fnr family transcriptional regulator, with product MHQKILDHVSHIIDLNESEKAEFQSILSPLKLSKKEYLIKSGEFVHHNFFVVKGCLRAFYRDDQENEANLQFAMEDWWISDYEALKDGIPARLNVECLEDCELLAIHRDAQEELYRRIPKFERFFRIKVMNSFIALRSRIMSNLQKSGKERYLEFYDHFPELENRIANYHIANYLGIKPESLSRIRKELI from the coding sequence ATGCATCAAAAAATTCTAGACCACGTTTCTCATATCATCGATCTCAACGAATCGGAAAAAGCTGAATTTCAAAGCATTTTGAGTCCGTTGAAATTATCTAAAAAAGAATATTTAATTAAAAGTGGAGAGTTTGTGCATCATAATTTTTTTGTGGTAAAAGGTTGTTTACGTGCTTTTTATCGTGATGATCAGGAAAACGAAGCTAATTTACAATTTGCTATGGAAGATTGGTGGATTAGTGATTACGAAGCTTTAAAAGATGGTATTCCAGCCCGGTTGAATGTAGAATGTCTTGAAGATTGTGAGCTCCTGGCCATTCATCGTGATGCGCAGGAGGAATTATACCGAAGAATTCCAAAGTTTGAGCGTTTTTTCAGAATTAAGGTGATGAATTCTTTTATTGCATTGCGCAGCAGGATTATGTCTAATTTGCAAAAAAGTGGTAAGGAGCGTTACCTTGAATTTTATGATCATTTTCCTGAACTCGAAAATAGAATAGCCAATTATCACATCGCAAACTATTTAGGAATTAAGCCAGAGAGTTTAAGTAGAATACGCAAAGAGCTCATCTAA
- a CDS encoding alkene reductase — MTKQPLLTEYNLNGLKLPNRVVMAPMTRSRADNPENAPREDFEAAYYALRASAGLIITEGSPISDDAIGYVNVPGIYKQAQVEGWKKVTKKVHDENGRIFIQLWHVGRMSHPDFHNGEKPLAPSAINPNAQSYTPEGFKDTVTPQEMTIEDIKKTIEDFKNGAKNAMEAGFDGIEIHSSNGYLLHQFFNATSNTRSDEYGGSIENRAKILFEVIDAIKEVMPEHKIGLRLNPSLDGPFGMTMDEETIPTFDYIVNKLNEYHLAYVHLSEPFTDVSDNKFAVAEIAKHYRPLYKGTLIINAGFDQEKGNKVIEEGNADLVAYGKLYISNPDLVERFEKDIALTDWDEDTFYVPGKKGYLDYPVKARD; from the coding sequence ATGACTAAACAACCGCTATTAACAGAGTATAATTTAAATGGTCTTAAACTACCTAATCGTGTAGTGATGGCACCAATGACCCGTAGCCGTGCAGATAATCCTGAAAATGCCCCACGTGAGGATTTTGAAGCAGCCTATTACGCCTTAAGAGCCTCAGCAGGATTAATCATTACTGAGGGGTCTCCTATTAGTGATGATGCCATTGGTTATGTAAATGTTCCCGGAATCTATAAGCAGGCGCAAGTTGAAGGATGGAAGAAGGTGACTAAAAAGGTGCATGACGAGAATGGCCGAATTTTTATTCAGCTTTGGCATGTAGGGCGGATGTCCCACCCCGATTTCCATAACGGAGAAAAGCCGTTGGCACCTTCAGCAATAAATCCAAACGCACAATCTTACACTCCAGAGGGGTTTAAAGATACCGTGACTCCGCAAGAAATGACTATTGAAGACATTAAAAAGACTATAGAAGATTTTAAAAATGGTGCTAAAAATGCGATGGAAGCCGGTTTTGATGGTATAGAAATACATTCTTCTAATGGGTATTTGTTACACCAGTTTTTTAACGCAACTTCCAATACCAGAAGTGATGAATATGGTGGGAGTATAGAAAATCGTGCTAAAATTCTTTTTGAAGTGATTGATGCGATTAAGGAAGTAATGCCAGAACATAAAATAGGACTACGATTAAATCCTTCTTTAGATGGGCCATTTGGGATGACCATGGATGAAGAAACCATCCCAACATTCGATTACATCGTAAACAAATTAAACGAGTACCATTTAGCTTATGTTCATTTATCAGAGCCTTTTACCGATGTGTCTGATAATAAATTTGCTGTTGCTGAAATCGCAAAACATTATCGCCCATTATACAAAGGCACTTTAATCATCAACGCAGGCTTTGATCAGGAAAAAGGAAATAAAGTGATTGAAGAAGGTAATGCCGATTTAGTTGCTTACGGAAAACTTTATATTTCTAATCCAGATCTTGTAGAGCGATTTGAAAAAGATATCGCACTTACAGATTGGGATGAAGATACTTTTTATGTTCCCGGTAAAAAAGGATATTTGGATTATCCGGTGAAAGCAAGAGATTAA
- a CDS encoding BRCT domain-containing protein, whose product MTPQTLIIATYILIFLFISFLIFNHLADKQKTIKSNKKRTIAEEFKGQKVLIDGHLNKDNKTEIKEQLKAWNVEVEPKMSTETGILITGKNADELVIEEAKAFGTKIYSEESFLALNKAPHYVLHKNTRPLKKRATVKVRN is encoded by the coding sequence ATGACGCCCCAAACCTTAATTATTGCCACTTACATTCTAATCTTCCTATTCATCTCATTTTTAATATTTAATCACCTGGCTGATAAGCAAAAAACTATAAAATCCAATAAGAAAAGAACCATAGCAGAAGAGTTTAAAGGTCAGAAAGTCCTTATAGACGGTCATTTGAATAAGGATAATAAAACTGAAATAAAAGAACAATTAAAAGCCTGGAATGTAGAAGTCGAACCTAAAATGTCTACAGAAACGGGGATTTTAATCACAGGAAAAAATGCTGATGAACTGGTGATTGAAGAAGCTAAAGCTTTTGGTACTAAAATCTATTCTGAAGAATCCTTTCTGGCCTTAAATAAAGCGCCACATTATGTACTTCATAAAAATACCAGACCATTAAAGAAACGGGCCACAGTAAAAGTAAGAAATTAA
- a CDS encoding zinc-binding alcohol dehydrogenase family protein has product MKAIGITKSLPVDDKNCFISFETEKPMPESKDLLVKIHAVSVNPVDYKVRKNAAKDKELDEPKILGWDAAGIVEAVGNEVSNFKVGDEVYYSGEYERPGCNAEFQLIDSRIAGHKPSNFSFEEAAAMPLTAITAWEAIFDRLRLQKNGESDRKLLIIGGAGGVGSIGIQLAKKLTNIQVIATASREETSEWCKKMGADMIVNHHDLEKEMKKANIENVDYILNFFDTDMHWQAMANLIKPQGQICSIVENKNPLDLNKLKNKSAAFHWEFMFTRSLFKTKDMIQQHKILEELRLLFEEGSLTSTLNNTFEGLDTQVFREVHELQESGKSIGKNVIKFIS; this is encoded by the coding sequence ATGAAAGCTATAGGAATAACAAAGTCTCTACCGGTAGACGATAAAAATTGTTTTATCTCTTTTGAAACCGAAAAACCAATGCCAGAATCCAAAGACCTTCTGGTAAAAATCCATGCGGTTTCTGTAAATCCAGTAGATTATAAAGTCAGAAAAAATGCGGCAAAAGATAAAGAACTCGATGAACCAAAAATATTAGGTTGGGATGCCGCCGGCATTGTGGAAGCAGTAGGAAACGAAGTATCGAATTTTAAGGTAGGTGATGAAGTTTATTATTCCGGTGAATATGAAAGACCGGGATGTAATGCAGAATTTCAGTTAATAGACTCCAGAATAGCCGGGCACAAACCTTCTAATTTTTCTTTTGAAGAAGCTGCCGCTATGCCTTTAACCGCCATTACCGCCTGGGAAGCAATTTTTGATCGTTTGCGACTGCAAAAAAATGGTGAAAGTGATAGAAAGCTATTGATTATTGGTGGTGCTGGGGGTGTTGGTTCTATCGGGATCCAGTTGGCTAAAAAATTAACCAACATTCAGGTAATTGCTACGGCCTCTAGAGAAGAAACCAGTGAGTGGTGTAAAAAAATGGGAGCCGATATGATTGTGAATCATCATGATTTGGAAAAAGAGATGAAAAAGGCGAATATCGAAAATGTAGATTATATCCTTAACTTTTTTGATACCGATATGCATTGGCAAGCCATGGCAAACCTTATCAAACCACAGGGGCAGATTTGCTCGATTGTAGAAAATAAGAATCCATTAGACTTAAATAAATTAAAAAATAAAAGTGCAGCTTTTCATTGGGAATTCATGTTTACACGTTCTCTTTTTAAAACCAAAGACATGATCCAACAACACAAAATCCTGGAAGAATTGCGCTTACTTTTTGAAGAAGGCTCATTAACATCTACTTTAAACAATACCTTTGAAGGCTTAGATACTCAGGTATTTAGAGAAGTTCACGAATTACAGGAGAGCGGTAAATCTATTGGAAAAAACGTTATTAAATTTATAAGCTAA
- a CDS encoding AEC family transporter: MDTFKSLYLSLLPYLCCIPIGYLISKRDWIPKSWIHKPLLFVLLPILVIDHVLNAGFSNLVILAVISFLLAFLMIFPAILVNRSIDDSGDINILKSGFSYFNVAFFGIPTVKSLFGEDAVTTLICIYVGTALYGNIIGYIQVAKSKYSTKKAIIEVLKVPFIYIIILALILKAFKVETPEAVKPIVSVLGTIVSVMGMLIIGMNLTNIRFKSLNWGYYGKVLGVRAISAVIITAALMALEYWLIDGLDKEQRQVMALIPLFPIAANLAVFSSFLKSQEKEAALLIVFSMVLSLILVPLGALIFA, translated from the coding sequence ATGGACACGTTTAAATCCCTTTATCTAAGTTTGCTTCCTTATTTATGCTGTATCCCCATTGGCTATTTAATTAGCAAAAGAGACTGGATCCCTAAATCGTGGATACATAAACCGCTTTTATTTGTATTGCTACCTATACTGGTGATTGATCATGTGTTAAATGCAGGATTTTCAAACCTGGTCATTTTAGCGGTCATTTCATTTTTGTTGGCATTTTTAATGATTTTCCCTGCGATACTTGTGAATAGATCTATCGACGATTCTGGTGATATCAATATTTTGAAAAGCGGTTTTTCCTATTTTAATGTCGCTTTTTTTGGTATACCAACGGTAAAATCTTTATTTGGAGAAGATGCGGTAACCACACTTATTTGTATTTATGTGGGAACCGCGCTCTATGGGAATATAATAGGTTATATTCAGGTGGCTAAATCTAAATACAGTACAAAAAAGGCAATCATCGAAGTCCTGAAAGTGCCTTTTATCTATATTATTATACTTGCCCTGATTTTAAAAGCTTTTAAAGTAGAAACTCCCGAGGCTGTAAAACCGATAGTAAGTGTGTTGGGAACTATAGTCTCTGTAATGGGGATGCTTATTATAGGTATGAATTTAACAAATATCCGGTTTAAATCCTTAAACTGGGGATATTATGGCAAAGTGCTGGGCGTACGGGCAATTTCAGCAGTTATAATTACTGCGGCCTTAATGGCCTTAGAATATTGGCTTATCGATGGTTTAGACAAAGAGCAACGGCAGGTTATGGCCTTAATTCCGCTTTTTCCTATCGCCGCAAACCTGGCCGTTTTTTCTTCTTTTTTAAAGTCTCAGGAAAAAGAGGCTGCTTTACTCATCGTGTTTTCTATGGTTCTTTCTTTGATTCTAGTACCACTGGGTGCTCTCATTTTTGCCTAA